The following coding sequences lie in one Miscanthus floridulus cultivar M001 chromosome 9, ASM1932011v1, whole genome shotgun sequence genomic window:
- the LOC136480175 gene encoding 5-methyltetrahydropteroyltriglutamate--homocysteine methyltransferase 2-like, whose product MAAPSSPPAGGRPLPSSPPVGGRPRSLPSLPRAAPDPPPPLLPPAAGPDPSPPCPVLPRIRHLLSSRRRPAPPLLSSRRPLASASPLLAPRRPGSTHSGRPRPERSVAGLRRWPAPCLLTSAASDMILLCFLVLHSIRYQREEAKIQAWINLESAKAEAQSRKLEKDGKSRAEDLLKVATDLRSSIWKQMSEARIKYIPSNTFSYYDQVLDTTAMLGAVPELYSWTGGEIGLSTYFSMARGNASVPAIEMTKWFDTNYHFIVPDLGPSTKFTYASHKAVSEYEEAKALGIDTVPVLVGPVSYLLLSKPAKGVEKSFSLLSLVGSILPIYKEVVSELKVAGASWIQFDEPTLVKDLDAHELAAFSMSIHVCN is encoded by the exons ATGGccgctccctcctctcctcccgccggcggccggcccctcccctcctctcctcccgtcGGCGgccggccccggtccctcccctcCTTGCCCCGTGCCGCCCCGGATCCGCCGCCTCCTCTcctcccgccggcggccggccccgaCCCCTCCCCTCCTTGCCCCGTGCTGCCCCGGATCCGCCACCTCCTCTCCTCCCGCCGACGGCCggctcctcccctcctctcctcccgccgGCCGCTGGCCTCGGCCTCTCCCCTCCTCGCCCCGCGCCGCCCCGGATCCACCCACAGTGGCCGTCCCCGGCCAGAGCGCAGCGTGGCTGGGCTCCGCCGGTGGCCGGCGCCATGCCTGCTCACCAGTGCTGCATCAG ATATGATTTTGCTCTGTTTTCTTGTGCTCCATTCGATTAGGTATCAGAGGGAAGAGGCAAAGATCCAGGCTTGGATTAACCTGGAAAGCGCCAAGGCTGAAGCACAATCAAGAAAGCTGGAG AAAGATGGGAAGAGCCGCGCCGAGGATTTGTTGAAAGTTGCCACTGACCTCAGGTCTAGCATCTGGAAGCAAATGTCAGAAGCTAGGATCAAGTACATTCCCAGCAACACCTTCTCATACTACGACCAGGTCCTTGATACTACGGCCATGCTTGGCGCTGTCCCAGAGCTCTACTCTTGGACTGGAGGCGAGATTGGCTTGAGCACCTACTTCTCAATGGCCAGGGGAAATGCCAGTGTCCCTGCTATCGAGATGACCAAGTGGTTTGACACAAACTA CCACTTTATTGTCCCTGATCTTGGCCCAAGCACCAAGTTCACATACGCTTCACACAAGGCAGTCTCTGAGTACGAGGAGGCAAAGGCG CTCGGCATTGATACAGTCCCGGTGCTTGTTGGACCAGTCTCATACTTGCTCCTCTCTAAGCCTGCCAAGGGTGTGGAGAAATCTTTCTCTCTTCTTTCACTTGTTGGTAGCATTCTTCCCATCTACAA GGAGGTTGTTTCTGAACTGAAGGTAGCTGGTGCTTCATGGATTCAGTTTGATGAGCCTACCCTTGTTAAAGACCTTGATGCTCACGAATTGGCTGCATTCTCTATGtctatacatgtgtgtaactgA
- the LOC136483857 gene encoding chalcone synthase 3-like gives MAGATVTVEDVRKAQRATGPATVLAIGTATPANCVNQADYPDYYFRITKSEHMTDLKEKFKRMCDKSQIRKRYMHLTEEYLAENPNMCAYMAPSLDARQDIVVVEVPKLGKAAAQKAIKEWGQPKSKITHLVFCTTSGVDMPGADYQLTKMLGLRPSVNRLMMYQQGCFAGGTVLRVAKDLAENNRGARVLVVCSEITAVTFRGPSESHLDSMVGQALFGDGAAAVIVGAEPDERVERPLFQLVSAAQTILPDSEGAIDGHLREVGLTFHLLKDVPGLISKNIERALEEAFKPLGITDWNSIFWVAHPGGPAILDQVEAKVGLDKERMRATRHVLSEYGNMSSACVLFILDEMRKRSAEDGQATTGEGFDWGVLFGFGPGLTVETVVLHSVPITTRAAITA, from the exons ATGGCCGGCGCGACTGTGACCGTGGAGGATGTGAGGAAGGCCCAGCGCGCGACTGGTCCGGCCACCGTGCTGGCGATCGGGACGGCGACGCCCGCCAACTGCGTCAACCAGGCGGACTACCCGGACTACTACTTCCGGATCACCAAGAGCGAGCACATGACCGACCTCAAGGAGAAGTTCAAGAGGATGT GCGACAAGTCGCAGATCCGAAAGCGGTACATGCACCTGACGGAGGAGTACCTTGCGGAAAACCCCAACATGTGCGCGTACATGGCGCCGTCGCTGGACGCGCGCCAGGACATCGTGGTGGTGGAGGTCCCCAAGCTGGGCAAGGCCGCGGCGCAGAAGGCGATCAAGGAGTGGGGGCAGCCGAAATCCAAGATCACCCACCTCGTCTTCTGCACCACCTCCGGCGTCGACATGCCGGGCGCCGACTACCAGCTCACCAAGATGCTGGGCCTGCGGCCCTCGGTGAACCGCCTGATGATGTACCAGCAGGGGTGCTTCGCGGGCGGCACGGTGCTGCGCGTGGCCAAGGACCTCGCGGAGAACAACCGCGGGGCGCGGGTTCTAGTGGTGTGCTCCGAAATCACGGCCGTCACGTTCCGCGGGCCCAGCGAGTCCCACCTCGATTCCATGGTCGGGCAGGCGCTGTTcggcgacggcgcggcggcggTCATCGTGGGCGCTGAACCCGACGAGCGCGTGGAGCGGCCGCTCTTCCAGCTCGTGTCGGCGGCGCAGACCATCCTGCCGGACTCCGAGGGCGCCATCGACGGCCACCTCCGCGAGGTGGGGCTCACATTCCACCTGCTCAAGGACGTGCCCGGACTCATCTCCAAGAACATCGAGCGCGCGCTGGAGGAGGCGTTCAAGCCGCTGGGCATCACCGACTGGAACTCCATCTTCTGGGTGGCGCACCCCGGTGGCCCCGCCATCCTGGACCAGGTGGAGGCCAAGGTCGGCCTGGACAAGGAGCGGATGCGCGCGACGCGCCACGTGCTCTCCGAGTACGGCAACATGTCCAGCGCCTGCGTGCTCTTCATCCTCGACGAGATGCGCAAGCGCTCCGCCGAGGATGGGCAGGCCACCACGGGGGAGGGGTTCGACTGGGGCGTCCTCTTCGGCTTCGGCCCCGGGCTCACCGTCGAGACCGTCGTGCTCCACAGCGTCCCCATCACCACCAGAGCGGCCATCACCGCCTGA